One window from the genome of Myxococcales bacterium encodes:
- the nrfD gene encoding polysulfide reductase NrfD, with amino-acid sequence MTTAEATIQNADDGHGGGHDHGDVRPAFAKLTTDVANLAFSPKPGKWWYIAMAISLAMLGVLVASIVYVVTVGIGVWGNSNPVGWAFDITNFVFWVGIGHAGTLISAVLYLLRQDWRTSINRAAEAMTIFAVACAGIFPLLHTGRPWFAYWMLPHPNDMYMWPQFRSPLMWDVFAISTYATTSILFWFMGMVPDFATFRDRATQKWQQVFYGILSLGWRGSARQWHRYERAYLILAALATPLVLSVHSVVSFDFATAQLAGWHTTILPPYFVAGAIFSGFAMVLTLMVPARYLFGLHHIIKQAHIEVMCKICMATGMMVGGAYGIELFIAWYSQNPQEQYTFLNRAMGTSAIGYITMVSCNVIAPQLFWFKKFRTNPWLIVGVCILVNIGMWFERYVIIVSTLQRTANIPSAWGTFKPTLIDISTLVGSFGLFFTLFLLFLRFFPAIAMAEVKATLPEAHAGKDHH; translated from the coding sequence ATGACAACTGCTGAAGCAACAATCCAAAACGCCGACGACGGCCACGGTGGCGGCCACGACCACGGTGATGTGCGCCCCGCGTTTGCGAAGCTCACCACCGATGTCGCCAACCTCGCGTTTTCGCCCAAGCCGGGCAAGTGGTGGTACATCGCCATGGCCATCTCGCTCGCCATGCTCGGCGTGCTGGTGGCGTCGATCGTCTACGTGGTAACGGTTGGTATCGGCGTGTGGGGTAACTCCAACCCCGTCGGTTGGGCGTTTGACATCACCAACTTCGTGTTTTGGGTTGGCATCGGCCACGCCGGCACGCTGATTTCCGCCGTGCTGTACTTGCTGCGACAAGATTGGCGCACCAGCATCAACCGCGCCGCCGAGGCGATGACCATCTTCGCGGTCGCCTGCGCCGGCATCTTTCCGCTGCTGCACACCGGCCGCCCATGGTTTGCCTACTGGATGCTGCCGCATCCCAATGACATGTACATGTGGCCGCAATTTCGTTCGCCGCTGATGTGGGACGTCTTCGCCATTTCCACCTATGCGACGACGTCGATCCTGTTTTGGTTTATGGGCATGGTGCCGGACTTCGCGACCTTCCGCGATCGCGCGACGCAAAAGTGGCAGCAGGTGTTCTATGGCATCCTATCGCTCGGCTGGCGCGGGTCGGCGCGGCAGTGGCACCGCTATGAGCGCGCCTATCTCATCCTCGCCGCGCTGGCGACGCCGCTGGTGCTTTCGGTGCACTCGGTCGTCTCCTTTGACTTCGCCACCGCCCAACTCGCGGGTTGGCACACCACGATTTTGCCGCCGTACTTTGTGGCCGGCGCCATCTTCTCGGGCTTTGCCATGGTGCTCACGCTCATGGTGCCGGCGCGCTACCTGTTTGGCCTGCACCACATCATCAAGCAGGCCCACATCGAGGTGATGTGCAAGATCTGTATGGCCACCGGCATGATGGTCGGCGGCGCCTACGGCATCGAGCTCTTCATCGCCTGGTACAGCCAAAACCCACAGGAGCAATACACGTTCCTTAACCGCGCCATGGGCACCTCGGCGATTGGCTACATCACGATGGTGTCGTGTAACGTCATCGCCCCGCAGCTGTTTTGGTTCAAAAAGTTCCGCACCAATCCGTGGCTCATCGTTGGCGTTTGCATCCTGGTCAACATCGGCATGTGGTTCGAGCGCTACGTCATCATCGTCTCGACGCTGCAGCGCACCGCGAATATCCCTTCCGCGTGGGGTACCTTTAAGCCGACGCTGATCGATATCTCGACCTTGGTCGGCAGCTTTGGCCTGTTTTTTACCTTGTTCTTGTTGTTCTTGCGCTTCTTCCCCGCCATCGCGATGGCCGAAGTCAAGGCGACCCTGCCAGAGGCTCACGCTGGCAAGGACCACCACTAA
- a CDS encoding Fe-S-cluster-containing hydrogenase, with amino-acid sequence MEQPKQWKSLTELERDGALPASDEFPTHGGETSDPLSRRNFFQLMGASMALAGVAGPGCKRYEKEFIVPLARRPEDQVPGTTQRYASAFDLAGATEPLVVTTYEGRPIKIGGNDTHPFAAGGVNSATKSHAGTSAFAQASVLNLYDPDRSNSARNAGKGATLGDFKLWLGENRAALMAGGAKVRVLAEASSSPTVAAMKKQLTEQMVGAIWHEYEPLSLDNERMGTKLAFGRPLRAMLHLDKAKSIITLDADLFGEHPASVRYSRDFARSRNPDNSSLGNGQMNRLWSVESAFTNTGAMADHRLALRSELVLPFLMALDALLIGGSAPNAGFLKEQKVSQFLTVLVEELREQRGHAVLAAGRRQSPDVHALVAKINAAIAAPGATLSYFEDPEPDRVSHAQSIAQLVADIGTGQVETLLILGGNPVYNAPVDLDFAAALAKVKTSIHLSEYFDETSSKTTWHVPRANYLEAWGDARTWDGTYTLAQPMIQPLYSGLSVAEFISLMLGKEEGGMALVQTTFVAIAGPLGTWRQAIHDGFVGGTAYAHVQDASVVAFAPAPLTETQLADSVLAGGKVEVTFVASSNTYDGRFANNGWLQESPDFLTKVTWDNYALVGPSTAKELGIKNDTLIKVTVDGRELEIAAYTMPGQARSSIALVLGGGRTMAGVVGGNGKKAVGFNTYALRASNALNTVVGASVTATGKAFELANVQEHWDLRNGFDDARGKKMGEDIGVAQFVPDLAREATLAEFQKPDYSAEHDVGYFSHPDRGTSPFSEHQYEGYAWGMSVDLNTCTGCNACVIACQSENNVPVVGKDQVKRDREMHWFRIDRYFQGPADDPQIVHQPLGCQHCENAPCEQVCPVGATIHSDEGLNDMSYNRCVGTRYCMNNCTYRVRRFNYLEWHKEFQEARNNVRKLLFNPEVTVRSRGVMEKCTYCVQRIQAAKITSKNARRKVQDGDIVTACQAACPSESIVFGDINDKASRVSKLIADRRAYELLGHMNNKPRTRYLARLRNPHPKLAAAASGAAGHAPAAHH; translated from the coding sequence ATGGAACAGCCCAAACAGTGGAAAAGCTTAACCGAGTTGGAGCGCGACGGTGCGCTGCCAGCAAGCGACGAATTCCCCACCCATGGCGGCGAGACCAGCGATCCGCTGTCACGTCGCAATTTCTTTCAACTCATGGGCGCGAGCATGGCGCTTGCCGGCGTCGCCGGCCCAGGCTGCAAGCGTTACGAAAAAGAATTCATCGTGCCCTTGGCGCGCCGCCCTGAAGACCAGGTGCCTGGCACCACGCAACGCTATGCCTCGGCGTTTGACCTCGCGGGCGCCACCGAGCCGTTGGTCGTCACGACCTATGAGGGCCGCCCTATCAAGATAGGTGGCAACGACACTCATCCGTTTGCGGCGGGTGGCGTGAATTCAGCCACCAAGTCGCACGCGGGCACCAGCGCCTTTGCGCAGGCCAGCGTGCTCAACCTTTATGATCCCGACCGCTCGAACTCGGCCCGCAACGCGGGCAAAGGCGCGACGCTTGGCGATTTCAAGCTATGGCTGGGCGAAAACCGCGCGGCGCTGATGGCCGGTGGCGCCAAGGTGCGCGTGCTCGCCGAGGCCAGCTCATCGCCCACCGTCGCGGCGATGAAAAAGCAGCTGACCGAGCAAATGGTCGGCGCCATCTGGCACGAGTACGAGCCGCTCTCACTCGACAACGAGCGCATGGGCACCAAGCTGGCGTTTGGCCGCCCACTGCGCGCCATGCTCCACCTCGACAAGGCCAAGTCCATCATCACGCTTGATGCGGATCTCTTTGGCGAGCACCCCGCCTCGGTGCGCTACAGCCGAGACTTTGCGCGTTCGCGTAATCCTGACAACTCGTCGCTTGGCAACGGCCAAATGAATCGGCTGTGGTCGGTCGAGAGCGCCTTCACCAATACGGGCGCGATGGCGGACCATCGCTTGGCGCTGCGTTCGGAACTTGTCTTGCCATTTCTCATGGCGCTCGATGCCTTGCTTATTGGTGGCTCGGCGCCAAATGCCGGCTTTCTCAAAGAGCAAAAAGTGTCGCAGTTTCTCACCGTGCTGGTCGAGGAATTGCGTGAGCAGCGCGGCCACGCCGTGCTCGCAGCGGGTCGGAGGCAGTCGCCCGACGTGCATGCGTTGGTGGCAAAGATCAATGCCGCGATCGCCGCGCCTGGAGCCACGCTGTCGTATTTCGAAGACCCCGAGCCCGATCGCGTCTCGCATGCGCAGTCGATCGCCCAGCTCGTCGCCGACATCGGCACCGGCCAGGTCGAAACCTTGCTCATCCTTGGCGGCAACCCGGTGTACAATGCCCCGGTTGATCTTGATTTCGCGGCCGCCCTGGCCAAGGTCAAGACCTCGATTCATCTCTCCGAATACTTCGACGAAACGTCGAGCAAGACCACGTGGCACGTGCCGCGCGCTAACTACCTAGAGGCGTGGGGCGACGCCCGCACGTGGGACGGCACCTACACCTTGGCGCAGCCGATGATCCAGCCGCTATACAGCGGGCTCTCGGTTGCCGAATTCATTTCGCTCATGCTGGGCAAAGAAGAAGGCGGCATGGCATTGGTGCAGACCACCTTTGTCGCGATCGCGGGGCCTCTTGGCACCTGGCGCCAGGCGATTCACGACGGCTTTGTCGGCGGCACCGCGTATGCGCACGTGCAAGACGCCTCGGTGGTGGCGTTCGCGCCCGCGCCGCTCACCGAGACCCAGCTCGCCGATAGCGTGCTCGCCGGTGGCAAGGTCGAGGTGACGTTTGTCGCCTCGTCAAATACGTACGATGGCCGCTTTGCCAACAACGGCTGGCTGCAAGAGTCGCCGGATTTCCTCACCAAGGTGACGTGGGACAACTACGCGCTCGTCGGCCCGTCGACGGCCAAGGAACTTGGCATCAAGAACGACACCCTCATTAAGGTGACGGTCGACGGTCGCGAACTCGAGATCGCGGCGTACACGATGCCCGGCCAAGCCCGCTCAAGCATTGCACTCGTGCTCGGCGGCGGCCGCACCATGGCCGGCGTCGTCGGCGGCAACGGCAAGAAGGCAGTCGGTTTTAATACCTACGCCCTTCGCGCCAGCAACGCGCTCAATACCGTGGTCGGCGCTAGCGTCACGGCCACCGGCAAGGCATTCGAACTCGCTAACGTGCAAGAGCACTGGGATTTGCGCAATGGGTTTGATGACGCCCGCGGCAAGAAGATGGGCGAAGATATCGGCGTCGCGCAGTTCGTGCCAGATCTGGCGCGCGAGGCCACGCTCGCCGAATTCCAAAAGCCCGACTACTCCGCCGAACATGATGTCGGATATTTTAGTCATCCCGATCGCGGTACGTCGCCGTTTAGCGAGCACCAATACGAAGGCTATGCCTGGGGCATGTCGGTGGACCTCAACACCTGCACCGGCTGCAACGCCTGCGTCATCGCCTGCCAGTCTGAAAACAACGTGCCGGTGGTGGGCAAGGACCAAGTCAAGCGCGATCGCGAGATGCACTGGTTTCGCATCGATCGCTACTTCCAAGGCCCCGCCGACGATCCGCAAATTGTACATCAGCCGCTCGGCTGTCAGCATTGCGAGAACGCGCCGTGCGAGCAAGTCTGTCCGGTTGGCGCCACCATCCATTCCGATGAGGGCCTCAACGACATGTCGTACAATCGCTGCGTCGGCACGCGCTATTGCATGAACAACTGCACCTACCGCGTGCGGCGCTTCAACTACCTCGAGTGGCACAAGGAATTTCAAGAGGCGCGCAATAACGTGCGCAAGCTGCTGTTTAATCCCGAGGTCACGGTGCGTTCGCGCGGCGTCATGGAGAAGTGCACGTATTGCGTGCAACGCATTCAGGCCGCCAAGATCACGTCGAAGAACGCGCGCCGCAAGGTGCAAGACGGCGACATCGTCACCGCCTGCCAGGCGGCGTGCCCGTCGGAGTCGATCGTGTTTGGCGACATCAACGACAAGGCCAGCCGCGTCTCGAAGCTCATCGCGGATCGCCGCGCCTACGAGCTGCTCGGCCACATGAACAACAAGCCGCGCACGCGCTACCTCGCGCGCCTGCGCAACCCACACCCAAAACTCGCCGCGGCCGCCAGCGGTGCCGCCGGCCACGCGCCCGCCGCACACCACTAA
- a CDS encoding cytochrome c3 family protein, which translates to MSRFIFPEWTETFKKWVRILVLGAPVYLVALVAYGVTPEAIRIGYMPEQPVPYSHALHAGELGLDCRYCHNTVDKSAKASVPPAATCMNCHNSVRKDSPKLTAIRTAFATGEPVAWVRVHDVPDYAYFNHSAHVTRGVGCETCHGRVDQMVEVYQAKALTMAWCLDCHRNPEPNLRKPENVTLMGYTPAPGESAMVRSQLNINPPQNCSTCHR; encoded by the coding sequence ATGTCGCGGTTCATCTTTCCAGAGTGGACAGAAACCTTCAAAAAATGGGTGCGAATTCTCGTACTTGGCGCGCCCGTGTACCTTGTGGCGCTCGTCGCGTACGGCGTCACGCCCGAGGCGATTCGCATCGGCTACATGCCCGAGCAGCCCGTACCTTATAGTCATGCGCTGCATGCCGGTGAGCTTGGGCTAGATTGTCGGTATTGCCACAATACCGTCGATAAGTCGGCCAAGGCGTCGGTGCCACCCGCGGCGACGTGCATGAACTGCCACAACAGTGTGCGCAAGGATAGCCCCAAGCTAACCGCCATTCGCACCGCCTTTGCCACCGGCGAGCCGGTCGCGTGGGTCCGCGTGCACGACGTGCCCGACTACGCCTATTTTAATCACTCCGCGCACGTCACCCGCGGCGTCGGCTGCGAAACATGCCACGGCCGCGTCGATCAGATGGTGGAGGTCTACCAGGCCAAGGCGCTGACCATGGCGTGGTGTCTCGACTGCCATCGCAACCCCGAGCCAAACCTGCGCAAGCCAGAAAACGTCACGCTGATGGGCTACACGCCCGCGCCGGGCGAGAGCGCCATGGTGCGTTCGCAGCTCAACATCAATCCACCGCAAAACTGCTCGACCTGTCATCGCTAG
- a CDS encoding 1-acyl-sn-glycerol-3-phosphate acyltransferase gives MPHSDGLARSERASTAAGATPIGYPARQPAAAPGRTARGTLASSPTQTATFEDAIRREPLISKLARRAITIPGLILVTALWLVAGAAIVPMGVAIDVLRGKPQLIARFWAILAVVLVGQLLGMLVLYGAWLLCGFGLASRAFAAWNHKILGGWSRANVSALAWIYDMSFEIEGAHLAKHGPTLLLSRHSSIIDTIVPIAVLGWGQDIGFRIVLKHELLYSPPVDSIGHCRPVAFVRRGAGTLAHELENIAKLARGLGRNETVLFFPEGTRFTPAKQAHIVAKLAGKHPEAAAAAAALRHVLPFRPAGTHALIDAAPHADLLFCAHTGFEDSAQLEDFIRGGLYQKRIKIKYWRVAASDIPADHAAREVLLNQHWTAMDNWVEANRA, from the coding sequence ATGCCGCATTCTGACGGTCTAGCTAGATCTGAGCGAGCTTCTACGGCGGCTGGGGCTACCCCGATTGGCTATCCTGCGAGGCAACCTGCCGCGGCGCCAGGTCGGACGGCTCGCGGGACGCTGGCTAGCTCCCCGACGCAAACTGCCACGTTTGAAGACGCGATCCGCCGCGAACCATTGATAAGCAAGCTCGCGCGGCGCGCGATCACGATTCCAGGACTCATCCTGGTGACCGCGCTATGGCTCGTCGCCGGCGCGGCCATCGTGCCGATGGGGGTTGCGATCGACGTGCTTCGCGGCAAGCCGCAACTGATCGCTCGCTTTTGGGCCATCCTCGCCGTCGTGCTGGTTGGCCAGCTCCTTGGCATGCTCGTGCTTTACGGCGCGTGGCTGCTGTGTGGCTTTGGGCTGGCGAGCCGCGCCTTTGCCGCGTGGAATCATAAGATCTTAGGCGGCTGGTCGCGCGCCAACGTTAGCGCGTTGGCATGGATCTACGACATGTCGTTTGAGATCGAGGGCGCGCATCTCGCCAAGCACGGCCCAACCTTATTGCTCTCGCGCCATTCGTCGATCATCGACACGATCGTGCCGATCGCGGTGCTTGGCTGGGGACAAGACATCGGCTTCCGCATCGTGCTCAAGCACGAGCTGCTATATTCGCCGCCCGTGGACAGCATTGGCCATTGTCGGCCCGTGGCCTTTGTGCGCCGCGGCGCCGGCACGCTGGCGCACGAGCTCGAAAACATCGCCAAGCTCGCGCGCGGGCTTGGCCGCAATGAGACCGTGCTGTTTTTTCCCGAGGGCACGCGCTTTACGCCCGCCAAGCAAGCCCACATCGTCGCCAAGCTCGCGGGTAAGCATCCCGAGGCCGCCGCGGCCGCCGCCGCATTGCGCCACGTCTTGCCGTTTCGCCCCGCCGGCACGCACGCGCTGATCGATGCCGCACCCCACGCCGATTTGCTCTTCTGTGCCCACACGGGGTTTGAGGACTCGGCGCAGCTGGAGGACTTTATTCGCGGTGGCCTGTATCAAAAGCGCATCAAGATCAAGTACTGGCGCGTCGCCGCATCCGACATCCCTGCCGATCACGCGGCGCGAGAGGTGCTGCTAAACCAGCACTGGACGGCGATGGATAACTGGGTCGAGGCGAACCGAGCGTAG
- a CDS encoding zinc-binding dehydrogenase — MNHSSLVLQKHGFDRVLVATATPPRPPGRGEVEIAVAYSGVNFADVVMRLGMYQDAPPMPFVPGYELSGTIAAVGEGVTGFAVGDRVMAGTYFGGYTSRATLPAANVFPLPAHLTLREGAALPVSFFTAHMAFGEMARVRRGDRVLLDAATGGVGVIATKLAVAQGATVVGLTTSPSKKAFIEALGATAYTHAEFDADASIDRFDVILNAAGGASIKRQSGRLAIGGRIVCIGMGSAIVDGKRSMARLVWMALQTPRASVLKLFGTSTGIFALNVLTVMRDEASLKRLTAAFSEFAAGDIRPHIGAVVPWRDVDAALDMLAHKQTTGKVLLQWDADAPS, encoded by the coding sequence ATGAACCATTCAAGCCTCGTCTTACAAAAGCACGGCTTCGATCGCGTGCTCGTAGCCACCGCCACGCCACCGCGGCCGCCGGGCCGAGGTGAGGTGGAGATCGCCGTCGCGTACTCTGGCGTTAATTTCGCCGATGTCGTGATGCGGCTGGGCATGTATCAAGATGCGCCGCCGATGCCGTTTGTGCCAGGATATGAGCTCAGCGGGACCATCGCCGCCGTGGGCGAGGGCGTTACGGGGTTCGCGGTTGGTGATCGCGTGATGGCGGGCACCTACTTCGGTGGCTATACCTCCCGCGCGACCCTCCCCGCGGCCAACGTGTTTCCGCTGCCGGCACACCTCACCCTGAGGGAGGGCGCCGCGTTGCCGGTCAGTTTTTTCACGGCCCACATGGCGTTTGGCGAGATGGCGCGGGTGCGCCGCGGCGATCGGGTGCTGCTGGATGCCGCCACCGGTGGCGTTGGCGTCATCGCAACCAAGCTGGCCGTTGCGCAAGGGGCCACGGTGGTTGGGCTCACCACGTCGCCGAGCAAGAAGGCCTTCATCGAGGCGCTGGGCGCCACGGCGTACACGCACGCTGAATTCGACGCGGATGCCAGCATCGACCGCTTTGACGTGATCTTGAACGCCGCGGGCGGCGCCTCGATCAAGCGCCAAAGTGGACGGCTCGCCATTGGCGGCCGCATCGTGTGCATCGGCATGGGCTCGGCGATCGTCGATGGCAAGCGCAGCATGGCGCGGCTGGTGTGGATGGCGCTGCAGACGCCGCGCGCCTCGGTGCTTAAGCTCTTTGGCACCAGCACCGGTATTTTTGCGCTCAACGTTTTGACGGTGATGCGCGACGAGGCGAGCTTGAAGCGCCTGACCGCGGCGTTTAGCGAATTTGCGGCGGGCGACATCCGGCCGCACATTGGGGCGGTGGTGCCGTGGCGAGACGTCGACGCCGCGCTCGACATGCTGGCGCACAAGCAAACCACGGGCAAGGTGCTGCTGCAGTGGGATGCCGACGCGCCGAGCTAG
- the msrA gene encoding peptide-methionine (S)-S-oxide reductase MsrA, whose protein sequence is MSTSGQPPTLTPAAREIALLAGGCFWGMEELLRRIEGVVQTDVGYTGGTVANPTYEVVRTGRSGHAEAVRIEFDPSRLTFSDLLERWFFRMHDPTTPDRQGNDVGSQYRSAIFYLSEAQRLAAHDVIARVNAAGRWPAPIATQVVAAGPFTPAEPYHQDYLQKHPDGYSCHFMRD, encoded by the coding sequence ATGAGCACGTCCGGGCAACCACCCACGCTGACGCCAGCCGCGCGTGAGATCGCGCTGCTCGCCGGCGGCTGCTTTTGGGGCATGGAGGAACTCTTGCGCCGCATCGAGGGCGTCGTCCAAACCGACGTTGGCTATACGGGCGGCACCGTGGCCAATCCAACCTACGAGGTGGTGCGCACCGGTCGCTCAGGCCACGCCGAGGCCGTGCGCATCGAATTCGATCCGAGCCGGCTGACCTTTAGCGACCTGCTGGAACGGTGGTTTTTTCGCATGCACGATCCGACGACGCCCGATCGGCAAGGCAACGACGTCGGCTCGCAGTATCGCTCGGCCATCTTTTATCTCTCGGAGGCGCAACGCCTCGCGGCGCACGACGTGATCGCGCGCGTGAACGCCGCCGGGCGCTGGCCTGCACCGATCGCAACGCAGGTCGTCGCCGCGGGCCCCTTTACGCCCGCCGAGCCTTATCATCAGGATTACTTGCAGAAGCATCCCGACGGCTACTCCTGTCACTTCATGCGCGACTGA